Proteins encoded together in one Marinithermus hydrothermalis DSM 14884 window:
- a CDS encoding tetratricopeptide repeat protein — protein MELELKRYLRQYYHVDAPVAPGRFEAELAKRIGAPKRRKPVLQAWRRYLHTPGQDSVRSFYGTVLAHTRERLEALVYALHYPFLQFYAETIPEHLPETGRVLEVGAFTGALVNYLALARPELEWHALDPVEAAVQAGRAYSERIGVRVAWHAGWFETWRPEQPFDAVLLLSVLPEGYLTADLEPTLEAEAFYTHFAFFERFKALEGMLRPGGTVVYGHGPFLGKNAEATAQGLEALGFSEVGFVGKGDYVLVVGRMPEALRVVRPARREAQPSQEPPARTVDEATVQALLEAEDYATVLATVPEDADGTLAYARGRALFALGRYAEALGPLQRAHVEAAEHLRLLALVELGRYREALPQLERLGGRGDTFALALGRAYLGVGRIEDAIRVLWRVREVGGEAYLEQALDQLASRAFRFLREGQYVEASRRVEFVEDLSPALLGRDLLYLGLQAALEQGLWGRAERYAQRLYDLGEAIGAVGLAFARLKARTPEALESVRLRELKAVEPYLTDAVARREEPMAVLALGLLRYREGRHEEAAYFLERAAREGRGDMVGIAYHYLALARRALKHPIQSILGEHKRAHAYRPYPAGALFAMAQEALEAGEAVLAREFLSYVRDAGLEHLPAEETVKLVRLVEALEGPWEAFCVLSGALERTLTPTREHLELAYRLSRNFRESEEAERVRTEYLTALYRAGERDRVEALLREELAARPAAVEVLFDLAEHLEGEGRYQEAAEVWKQALEVAYYREKDLDLAREVLRNLLFLNPHDPELELYLEELKATAKALARLEAKPDPLAEKTPEGIVQEGVPRFHGEYLVVVGGHTQLRSRLTPVMERAGLVVDWFDSDSTTAARETLKRIQNRLVRAHGVMIVSSYVGHDLSEPIREEALRLGVPVYITPGRARGVTGFLRALREFAPQVYKKALEDSPPTA, from the coding sequence ATGGAGCTGGAGTTGAAGCGCTACCTGCGCCAGTACTACCACGTTGATGCGCCTGTGGCTCCGGGAAGGTTTGAGGCGGAGCTGGCCAAACGAATTGGGGCGCCTAAACGCCGAAAACCCGTGCTGCAAGCGTGGCGGCGCTACCTGCACACGCCGGGGCAAGACTCGGTCCGAAGTTTTTACGGCACGGTCCTAGCCCACACGCGCGAGCGGTTAGAAGCGCTGGTGTACGCTCTGCACTATCCTTTCCTGCAGTTCTACGCGGAGACGATTCCCGAGCACCTGCCCGAGACCGGACGGGTCCTCGAGGTGGGCGCGTTCACCGGCGCGCTGGTGAACTACCTGGCTCTCGCGCGGCCCGAGCTGGAGTGGCACGCCTTGGATCCGGTCGAGGCCGCAGTTCAGGCAGGCCGAGCGTACAGCGAACGCATCGGGGTACGGGTCGCGTGGCACGCCGGATGGTTCGAAACGTGGCGGCCCGAACAACCCTTTGACGCGGTGTTGCTCTTGAGCGTGCTGCCGGAAGGCTACCTGACCGCGGACCTCGAGCCCACGCTCGAGGCCGAGGCTTTTTACACGCACTTTGCCTTTTTCGAGCGCTTCAAGGCCCTTGAGGGCATGCTGCGGCCGGGTGGAACCGTGGTGTACGGCCACGGTCCGTTCCTTGGGAAGAACGCCGAGGCGACCGCGCAGGGATTGGAGGCGCTGGGGTTTAGCGAGGTGGGCTTTGTCGGGAAGGGGGATTACGTGCTCGTGGTGGGACGTATGCCCGAGGCGTTGCGTGTGGTGCGGCCCGCGCGTCGGGAAGCGCAACCCTCCCAAGAACCCCCGGCCCGGACGGTGGACGAGGCGACGGTGCAGGCTTTGCTCGAGGCCGAGGACTACGCGACGGTCCTCGCCACAGTTCCTGAGGATGCCGACGGAACGCTCGCGTACGCGCGGGGCCGAGCGCTGTTCGCGCTCGGGCGGTACGCGGAAGCCCTGGGGCCGCTGCAACGCGCGCACGTAGAGGCCGCCGAGCACCTTAGGCTCCTGGCCCTTGTGGAGCTTGGGCGTTATCGGGAGGCGCTGCCCCAGCTGGAACGCCTGGGCGGGCGCGGCGATACGTTTGCCCTGGCCCTTGGTCGAGCGTACCTGGGGGTAGGGCGAATCGAGGACGCGATCCGGGTCCTGTGGCGGGTGCGGGAGGTTGGGGGAGAGGCGTACCTCGAGCAGGCCTTGGATCAGCTCGCGAGCCGCGCCTTCCGGTTCCTCAGGGAGGGCCAGTACGTGGAGGCCAGCCGCCGGGTGGAGTTTGTGGAGGACCTGTCCCCCGCGTTGCTCGGGCGGGACCTGTTGTACCTGGGGCTGCAAGCGGCGCTGGAGCAGGGGCTGTGGGGGCGTGCCGAACGGTACGCCCAGCGGCTGTACGATCTGGGGGAGGCGATCGGGGCGGTGGGGTTGGCTTTCGCGCGCCTTAAGGCCCGCACTCCCGAAGCGCTCGAGAGCGTGCGCTTAAGGGAGTTGAAGGCGGTCGAGCCGTACCTCACCGACGCGGTGGCGCGCCGGGAGGAACCCATGGCCGTGCTGGCCCTCGGGCTCTTGCGTTACCGGGAGGGCCGGCACGAGGAGGCGGCGTACTTTCTCGAGCGGGCGGCCCGCGAAGGCCGAGGGGATATGGTCGGGATCGCCTACCACTACCTCGCTTTGGCGCGCCGCGCCTTAAAGCACCCCATTCAAAGCATTCTGGGGGAGCACAAACGCGCGCATGCGTACCGTCCCTACCCGGCCGGGGCGCTCTTCGCGATGGCGCAGGAGGCGTTGGAAGCAGGCGAGGCCGTGCTCGCGCGGGAGTTCTTGAGCTACGTGCGGGACGCGGGGCTGGAGCACCTGCCCGCCGAGGAGACCGTGAAGCTCGTGCGATTGGTCGAGGCCCTCGAGGGTCCCTGGGAGGCGTTCTGCGTGCTTTCCGGGGCGCTAGAACGCACCCTGACGCCCACCCGCGAGCACCTCGAGCTCGCCTACCGCCTCTCGCGTAACTTCCGCGAGAGCGAGGAGGCGGAACGCGTACGCACCGAGTACCTCACCGCCTTGTACCGCGCGGGGGAGCGCGACCGGGTCGAGGCGTTGTTGCGGGAGGAGCTCGCCGCCCGGCCCGCTGCGGTGGAGGTGTTGTTTGACCTGGCGGAGCACCTCGAGGGGGAGGGGCGCTACCAGGAAGCGGCAGAGGTGTGGAAGCAGGCCCTCGAGGTCGCGTACTACCGCGAGAAGGACCTGGACCTCGCGCGGGAGGTGCTGCGGAACCTGCTCTTTTTGAACCCGCACGATCCTGAGCTCGAGCTGTACCTGGAGGAATTGAAGGCAACCGCTAAGGCGCTCGCGCGGCTCGAGGCGAAGCCGGACCCGCTCGCGGAGAAGACGCCGGAGGGGATCGTGCAGGAGGGGGTGCCCCGCTTTCACGGGGAGTACCTGGTGGTCGTGGGGGGGCATACCCAGCTCCGGAGCCGGTTAACGCCCGTGATGGAACGGGCTGGGTTGGTGGTGGACTGGTTTGACTCGGACTCCACCACCGCGGCGCGCGAGACCCTGAAGCGCATTCAGAACCGGTTGGTCCGGGCGCATGGGGTGATGATCGTCTCGAGTTACGTGGGGCACGATTTATCCGAGCCGATCCGGGAGGAGGCCCTGCGCCTTGGGGTTCCGGTGTATATCACGCCAGGGCGAGCTCGGGGAGTTACGGGATTCTTGCGGGCTTTGCGGGAGTTCGCGCCGCAGGTGTATAAGAAGGCGCTGGAGGACTCGCCGCCTACGGCGTGA
- the tkt gene encoding transketolase, translating to MTRAVTEIENLAINAIRFLAVDAVEQAQSGHPGAPMGLAPVAYVLWHEFLKHNPQDPTWPDRDRFVLSAGHASMLLYSLLHLSGYDLPLEELKRFRQWGSRTPGHPEYGHTPGVEVTTGPLGQGISTAVGMALAEKKLAAEFNREGLRIVDHYTYVIASDGDLMEGVASEASSLAGHWGLGKLIVIWDDNRVSIDGSTDLAFREDVLQRYAAYGWHTLRVEDGNDLDALRDAIRKARAETERPTLIAVRTHIGYGSPKQDSAEAHGAPLGPEAVAAAREALGWPYAPFEVPEAVYVHMRQAVEKGMAAQEVWEQRLEAYLERFPELGTEFVRRVIERRLPEGWDAEMPRFTPGAKVATRKASGQVLAAIAPRLPELVGGSADLTPSNNTQVPGMEDFTPERPTGRYVHYGVREHAMGAIMNGLCLHGGYRPYGGTFLIFSDYMRPPVRLAALMGVAPIYVWTHDSIGLGEDGPTHQPVEHLMGLRAMPNLWVIRPADATEVPYAWKLALERTDGPVGIVLTRQGLPVIDRERYAAAEGVLRGGYVLADAPRPDAVIVATGSEVHLALAARERLQAEGVAVRVVSLPCWEVFEQQDAAYRLEVLPPEVPTLAVEAGVALGWERYADAVVSLERFGASAPGGVLFERFGFTVERVVARVRELLGAAHG from the coding sequence ATGACGCGTGCGGTGACGGAGATCGAAAACCTCGCTATCAACGCGATTCGCTTCCTCGCGGTGGACGCGGTGGAGCAGGCCCAATCCGGCCACCCGGGGGCCCCCATGGGGCTGGCGCCGGTGGCGTACGTGCTGTGGCACGAGTTCTTAAAACACAATCCCCAGGACCCCACCTGGCCGGACCGTGATCGGTTCGTGCTTTCGGCGGGGCACGCTTCGATGTTGCTATACAGCCTGCTGCACCTGAGCGGGTACGACCTGCCCCTGGAGGAGCTTAAGCGGTTTCGTCAGTGGGGCTCCAGAACTCCGGGGCACCCCGAGTACGGGCACACGCCGGGCGTAGAGGTCACCACGGGTCCCTTGGGGCAGGGGATCTCCACCGCGGTGGGGATGGCCCTGGCGGAGAAGAAGCTCGCCGCGGAGTTTAACCGCGAGGGGCTCCGGATCGTGGATCACTACACCTACGTCATCGCCTCGGACGGGGACCTGATGGAGGGGGTGGCTTCGGAGGCCAGCTCCCTCGCGGGGCACTGGGGGCTCGGCAAGCTGATCGTCATCTGGGACGACAACCGCGTCTCGATCGACGGGAGCACCGACCTGGCCTTCCGCGAGGACGTCCTGCAGCGGTACGCGGCGTACGGGTGGCACACGCTCCGCGTGGAGGACGGCAACGACCTCGACGCCCTCCGCGACGCGATCCGTAAGGCGCGGGCCGAGACCGAACGCCCCACGCTGATCGCGGTGCGGACCCATATCGGGTACGGCAGCCCCAAGCAAGACTCCGCCGAGGCCCACGGCGCGCCCTTAGGTCCGGAGGCCGTAGCCGCGGCACGTGAGGCGCTCGGCTGGCCGTACGCGCCGTTCGAGGTGCCCGAGGCAGTGTACGTGCACATGCGCCAAGCCGTGGAGAAGGGCATGGCGGCCCAGGAGGTTTGGGAGCAACGGCTCGAGGCCTACCTGGAGCGTTTCCCCGAGCTCGGGACGGAGTTCGTGCGTCGCGTGATCGAACGCCGCCTGCCCGAGGGGTGGGATGCCGAGATGCCGCGGTTTACGCCCGGAGCGAAGGTCGCGACGCGCAAGGCGAGCGGTCAGGTGCTCGCGGCGATCGCGCCGAGACTGCCTGAGCTCGTGGGGGGGTCGGCCGACCTCACGCCTTCCAACAACACGCAAGTTCCCGGGATGGAGGACTTTACGCCTGAACGCCCCACGGGCCGCTACGTGCACTACGGGGTGCGCGAGCACGCGATGGGGGCGATCATGAACGGGCTCTGCCTGCACGGCGGGTACCGACCGTACGGCGGCACCTTCCTCATCTTCTCCGACTACATGCGCCCCCCGGTGCGGCTCGCGGCCTTGATGGGCGTGGCGCCGATCTATGTTTGGACGCACGACTCGATCGGGTTAGGGGAGGACGGCCCCACGCACCAACCGGTGGAGCACTTGATGGGGCTTCGGGCAATGCCGAACCTCTGGGTGATTCGCCCGGCCGACGCGACGGAGGTCCCGTACGCTTGGAAGCTCGCCTTGGAGCGCACCGACGGCCCGGTCGGGATCGTCCTGACCCGCCAGGGGCTGCCGGTCATCGACCGGGAACGGTACGCGGCTGCGGAGGGCGTGCTCCGGGGCGGGTACGTGCTCGCGGACGCACCCCGACCGGACGCCGTGATCGTCGCGACCGGAAGCGAGGTGCACCTGGCGCTCGCCGCGCGCGAACGCCTGCAGGCGGAGGGGGTTGCGGTGCGGGTGGTGAGCCTGCCTTGCTGGGAGGTGTTCGAGCAGCAGGATGCGGCCTACCGCCTCGAGGTCCTTCCCCCGGAGGTGCCCACGCTCGCGGTCGAGGCGGGGGTGGCCTTGGGTTGGGA